A stretch of the Planktothricoides raciborskii GIHE-MW2 genome encodes the following:
- a CDS encoding HEAT repeat domain-containing protein encodes MNDNYGVNAENIGTNVLIQKVEGGVTIGGTPETTPKPIDINWREVSQNALAERQKLTTNPLTTGEGVEFTFDDIYVPLGLVEKVKKEKRPGEVSPEEGSQFYQPERLKQEKEEKEKEEQKKEYEEVIRTYKNDEFFAQVLKQGQSPKSQGRRLAVTGEPGAGKTTLLQKIAQWVAAETERDVAIWVSLADLQGRSVEDYLRQKWLKDARRVRVTPEMEDALISLFNSGRVWLLLDGVDEMGGSNPLATVANQISGWVASARVVVTCRQNVWDAGKNALEGFDVYRNLDFDYPEGVGQFIHGWFARHPELGERLLAELAQAGKERIRDTVRNPLRLALLCRAWQNRQGSLPETKAGLYGQFAEALYDWKQEAFPTTSQQRRDLNAALGRLGLRGMEQSESRFRLREGLVTEVLGEKDEPLCQLALQLGWINRVGVAVENTDERVYAFYHPTFQEYFAALAVDDWGYFLHHVPDNPSLGTYRIFEKQWKEVILLWFGRGDVQKEKKEAFLEKLVNFDDGCGDWHHQKVDKGFYEYRAYFLAAAIVPEFKESGFADAIVSQIVKNCVSYLYSIKTGANAVLVETDRSRAINRLIRLLGETSDKDTRRRVADILGKIAVGNEGAINRFIQLLDETSDYSTRERVADILGNIAVGNEGAINRLIQLLDETSDESTRESVAESLGNIAVGNEGAINRLIRLLDETSDQYYNQGIVAESLGNIAVGNEGAINRLIQLIDKNFYKYTRGNVANIFGKIAVENQEAINRLLRLFDETSDESTRWIVAESLGKIAVGNEGAINRLIQLLDETFDKDIRGKVADILGKIAVGNEGAINRLIQLMNDKDYHKYTRWEFVQEILGKIAVGNEGAINRLIQLLDETYNEGIRGRAAHILGDIAVGNEGAINRLIQLLDETSDKDTRSKVTYILCQIAVGNEGAINRLIQLLHETSDNFYSSDNFYSIYWIPYILGKIIRVGEHRLYILIQFINESSDKYIRRKIAETLNKFAPINDLIINQLIEHLYIEDFFSQAYDIEEFAHIYFYGEENEGLIAAINEGKINRLIQLLDETSDKSTRWIVADDLGKIAVKNEGAINRLIQLLDETFDEYTRGIVAESLGKIAVGNEGAINRLIQLLDETSDEYTRGIVAESLGKIAVGNEGAINRLIQLLDETSDEDTRQSFAESFGNIAVGNEGAINRLIQLLDETSDEDTQRIVADSLGKIIQTKQQYYQVVFGLKHNFNDEICQNNFDLYERSYNLIWRYAQNLTYPEFYTAWHQTPNNFWQKLWQYLNRPIF; translated from the coding sequence ATGAATGATAATTACGGGGTTAACGCTGAAAATATTGGGACAAATGTTCTCATCCAAAAGGTTGAAGGCGGTGTAACAATAGGTGGCACACCGGAAACTACACCAAAACCTATTGATATTAACTGGCGCGAAGTCTCTCAAAACGCATTAGCAGAAAGACAAAAACTCACCACCAATCCCCTCACTACGGGTGAAGGGGTAGAATTTACTTTTGATGATATTTATGTGCCTCTGGGATTGGTGGAAAAGGTAAAGAAAGAAAAACGCCCTGGGGAGGTTTCGCCAGAGGAAGGTTCCCAATTTTATCAGCCAGAAAGACTAAAACAAGAGAAAGAAGAGAAAGAAAAGGAAGAACAGAAGAAAGAATATGAAGAAGTCATTCGCACTTATAAAAATGATGAGTTTTTCGCCCAAGTGCTGAAACAGGGGCAAAGTCCCAAAAGTCAAGGGCGCAGGTTAGCGGTGACAGGGGAACCGGGGGCGGGGAAAACCACCCTATTACAGAAAATAGCCCAATGGGTAGCCGCAGAGACAGAGCGGGATGTGGCAATTTGGGTGTCTTTGGCTGATTTGCAGGGGCGAAGTGTTGAGGATTACCTACGGCAAAAGTGGCTCAAGGATGCTCGGCGTGTGCGGGTAACGCCGGAAATGGAAGATGCACTAATATCGCTGTTTAACAGTGGGCGAGTGTGGCTGTTGCTGGATGGGGTGGATGAAATGGGGGGTAGCAACCCCCTGGCGACGGTGGCGAATCAGATTAGCGGTTGGGTTGCTTCGGCGCGAGTGGTGGTGACTTGTCGCCAGAATGTGTGGGATGCGGGGAAAAATGCTCTGGAAGGTTTTGATGTTTATCGCAATCTCGATTTTGACTACCCGGAGGGGGTGGGGCAATTTATTCATGGCTGGTTTGCGCGTCACCCAGAGTTAGGGGAGCGGTTGCTGGCAGAATTAGCCCAAGCTGGAAAAGAGCGGATTCGGGATACGGTGCGAAATCCCCTGCGGTTGGCGCTGTTGTGTCGCGCTTGGCAAAATCGCCAGGGGAGTTTACCGGAAACCAAGGCGGGGCTTTATGGGCAGTTTGCGGAGGCGCTGTATGACTGGAAGCAGGAGGCTTTTCCCACGACTTCCCAGCAGCGACGGGATTTAAATGCAGCTTTGGGCAGGTTGGGGTTGCGGGGGATGGAGCAATCAGAGTCTCGGTTTCGGTTAAGGGAAGGTTTGGTAACGGAGGTTTTGGGAGAAAAAGATGAGCCGTTGTGTCAGTTGGCGTTGCAGTTGGGTTGGATTAATCGGGTGGGAGTGGCGGTGGAAAATACCGATGAGCGGGTTTATGCCTTTTATCATCCCACGTTTCAGGAGTATTTTGCGGCGTTGGCGGTGGATGATTGGGGTTATTTTTTGCATCATGTACCGGATAATCCGAGTTTGGGAACTTATCGGATTTTTGAGAAGCAGTGGAAAGAGGTGATTTTGCTGTGGTTTGGGCGGGGGGATGTGCAGAAGGAGAAGAAAGAGGCGTTTCTTGAAAAGTTGGTGAATTTTGATGATGGTTGTGGGGATTGGCATCATCAGAAAGTCGATAAAGGTTTCTATGAATATCGTGCTTATTTTTTGGCGGCGGCAATAGTTCCTGAGTTTAAGGAGAGTGGTTTTGCTGATGCAATTGTTAGTCAAATTGTTAAAAATTGCGTTAGTTATCTGTATTCAATTAAAACAGGAGCCAACGCAGTATTAGTAGAAACTGATAGATCAAGGGCAATCAATCGCTTAATCCGACTCCTTGGTGAAACTTCTGATAAAGATACCCGTAGGAGAGTTGCCGATATTTTAGGTAAAATCGCCGTGGGGAATGAGGGGGCTATCAATCGGTTCATCCAACTACTTGATGAAACTTCTGATTATTCTACCCGTGAGAGAGTTGCCGATATTTTGGGTAATATCGCGGTGGGAAATGAGGGGGCTATCAATCGTTTAATCCAACTGCTTGATGAAACTTCTGATGAATCTACCCGTGAGAGTGTTGCCGAAAGTTTGGGTAATATCGCGGTGGGGAATGAGGGGGCTATCAATCGTTTAATCCGACTGCTTGATGAAACTTCTGATCAATACTATAACCAGGGAATAGTTGCCGAAAGTTTGGGTAATATCGCTGTGGGAAATGAGGGGGCAATCAATCGTTTAATACAACTCATTGATAAAAATTTTTATAAATATACCCGTGGGAATGTTGCCAATATTTTTGGTAAAATTGCGGTGGAAAATCAGGAGGCAATCAATCGGTTACTCCGACTGTTTGATGAAACTTCTGATGAATCTACCCGTTGGATAGTTGCCGAAAGTTTGGGTAAAATCGCCGTGGGGAATGAGGGGGCAATCAATCGTTTAATCCAACTGCTTGATGAAACTTTTGATAAAGATATCCGTGGGAAAGTTGCCGATATTTTGGGTAAAATCGCCGTGGGGAATGAGGGGGCAATCAACCGGTTAATCCAACTAATGAATGACAAAGATTATCATAAATATACCCGTTGGGAATTTGTACAAGAGATTTTGGGTAAAATTGCGGTGGGGAATGAGGGGGCAATCAATCGGTTAATCCAACTACTTGATGAAACTTATAATGAAGGTATCCGTGGTCGTGCTGCCCATATTTTGGGTGATATTGCGGTGGGGAATGAGGGGGCAATCAATCGGTTAATCCAACTACTTGATGAAACTTCTGATAAAGATACCCGGAGTAAAGTTACCTATATTTTGTGTCAAATTGCGGTGGGAAATGAGGGGGCAATTAATCGGTTAATCCAACTACTTCATGAAACTTCTGATAATTTTTATTCATCGGATAATTTTTATTCAATTTATTGGATTCCCTATATTTTGGGTAAAATTATTCGGGTAGGAGAACATAGACTCTATATTTTAATCCAATTTATAAATGAAAGTTCTGATAAATATATACGGCGCAAAATTGCCGAAACATTGAATAAATTTGCCCCAATAAATGATCTAATAATTAATCAGTTAATCGAGCATTTATATATTGAAGATTTTTTTTCCCAAGCATACGATATTGAAGAATTTGCCCATATATATTTTTATGGTGAAGAAAATGAGGGGTTAATTGCGGCTATAAATGAGGGAAAAATCAATCGTTTAATCCAACTACTTGATGAAACTTCTGATAAATCTACCCGTTGGATAGTTGCCGATGATTTGGGTAAAATTGCGGTGAAAAATGAGGGGGCAATTAATCGTTTAATCCAACTACTTGATGAAACTTTTGATGAATATACTCGTGGTATAGTTGCCGAAAGTTTAGGTAAAATCGCGGTGGGGAATGAGGGGGCAATCAATCGGTTAATCCAACTACTTGATGAAACTTCTGATGAATATACTCGTGGTATAGTTGCCGAAAGTTTAGGTAAAATCGCTGTGGGGAATGAGGGGGCTATCAATCGGTTAATCCAACTACTTGATGAAACTTCTGATGAAGATACCCGTCAGAGTTTTGCCGAAAGTTTTGGTAATATAGCGGTGGGAAATGAGGGGGCTATCAATCGGTTAATCCAACTACTTGATGAAACTTCTGATGAAGATACCCAGAGGATAGTTGCCGATAGTTTGGGTAAAATTATCCAGACCAAACAACAATATTACCAAGTAGTTTTTGGACTAAAACACAACTTCAATGATGAAATTTGCCAAAATAACTTTGACCTTTACGAAAGATCCTACAATTTGATTTGGCGATACGCCCAAAACCTCACTTACCCAGAATTTTATACAGCATGGCATCAAACACCCAATAACTTCTGGCAAAAGCTATGGCAATACTTAAACCGTCCAATATTTTAA
- a CDS encoding DUF5615 family PIN-like protein, protein MSLNYLLDENVDPSYKAEMLTSNPDLIIWCVGEPEAPSRGTLDPEILKWCEEYNFILVTNNRKSMPLHLADHLAEGRHIPGIFLLNAKLSIGQNIRQLIFIAEASFDDEYQDQIVHLREIV, encoded by the coding sequence ATGAGTCTGAATTATCTGTTGGATGAAAATGTCGATCCTAGCTATAAAGCTGAAATGCTGACAAGCAATCCCGATTTGATAATTTGGTGCGTGGGGGAACCAGAAGCACCGAGTCGGGGAACTTTAGATCCAGAAATTCTTAAATGGTGTGAGGAATATAACTTTATCTTGGTGACGAATAATCGTAAATCGATGCCCTTGCATTTGGCAGATCATTTAGCTGAAGGTCGTCATATACCAGGGATTTTTCTCCTCAATGCCAAATTAAGTATCGGACAAAATATTCGGCAATTAATTTTTATTGCTGAGGCATCTTTTGATGATGAATATCAGGATCAAATAGTTCATTTGCGAGAGATTGTTTGA
- a CDS encoding DUF433 domain-containing protein, which produces MQLEDYFDFQRSDDIRVKGTRIGIETILYDFIHRARTPEQIAQTYPSLNLEQVYATILYYLHNKEAVSNYIADWLEWSHQQLKAQQLNPPPGIARLQKLRAEQKAKQIKNESELSVG; this is translated from the coding sequence ATGCAATTGGAAGACTATTTTGATTTTCAGCGATCGGATGATATTCGGGTCAAAGGAACGCGAATCGGCATAGAAACTATCCTATATGATTTCATTCATCGCGCTCGCACTCCCGAACAAATTGCCCAAACTTATCCATCTCTAAACTTAGAACAAGTTTATGCTACTATCCTTTATTATCTGCATAATAAAGAAGCCGTTAGTAACTACATTGCTGACTGGTTAGAGTGGAGTCATCAGCAACTTAAAGCCCAACAACTTAATCCTCCACCTGGTATTGCTAGACTGCAAAAATTGAGAGCGGAACAAAAAGCTAAACAAATCAAAAATGAGTCTGAATTATCTGTTGGATGA
- a CDS encoding flavin prenyltransferase UbiX — protein MSESISPSPKPLILGVSGASGLIYAVRSLKFLLEANYRIELVASKSAYMVWQAENNIKMPADPELQGEFWRELAGGVTTGQLTCHPWQDVGANIASGSFRTLGMVVIPCSMSTVAKLAAGLSSDLLERAADVQIKEGRKLVIVPRETPFSLIHLRNLTALAEAGVRIVPAIPAWYHHPQTIEDLVDFVVARALDQLEIDCIPINRWQGHRQNKNSD, from the coding sequence ATGTCTGAATCGATTTCTCCTTCTCCTAAGCCCTTAATTTTGGGCGTATCCGGTGCCTCTGGTTTAATTTATGCGGTGCGATCGCTGAAATTTCTCCTAGAAGCCAATTATCGAATTGAACTGGTGGCCTCGAAATCCGCTTATATGGTTTGGCAAGCGGAAAACAATATTAAAATGCCCGCTGACCCGGAATTACAAGGGGAATTTTGGCGGGAACTAGCCGGAGGTGTCACCACAGGTCAGTTAACCTGTCACCCTTGGCAAGATGTGGGGGCGAATATCGCTAGTGGTTCTTTTAGAACTTTGGGAATGGTCGTGATTCCCTGTAGTATGAGTACCGTGGCTAAATTGGCAGCGGGTTTAAGTTCCGATTTACTCGAACGCGCCGCAGATGTGCAAATTAAAGAAGGTCGTAAACTGGTAATTGTCCCCCGTGAAACGCCTTTTAGTTTGATTCATTTGCGGAATTTAACCGCTTTGGCTGAAGCCGGTGTGCGAATTGTCCCGGCAATTCCTGCTTGGTATCATCATCCTCAAACTATTGAGGATTTAGTAGACTTTGTAGTAGCACGGGCTTTGGATCAGTTAGAAATTGACTGTATCCCGATTAATCGTTGGCAAGGCCATCGCCAAAACAAAAATAGCGATTAG